TATTTTTTCGTTACACATTGctaatttatttcaaatattttagTTACAGTAATAAGATGTTCTTGATGCATCTCACCAATCTCTTGCAGTTTCAATGCAAACTCTAAACACCAAACAATTAATTCTAAATATGAAAAggtattaaattttttttataactataataattaattatttatattatattttttaattttaatttttttaaaagttagaatttaaaattaaagattttaaaattaacaaataaaattaaaaaataaattaaaaattaactaatattaattgaaaaatatatgtttcttattttaactatatatataaaatgttCTTACAATTAACAACTAAATACCATTAGGCAATATTATTGTGTATTATTTAAGGATAAAAATTTTACATAGAAGTGTTTTTGtacgaaaatttaaaaataatatcaaatactaaaattaatcacaaaattattaaataatttatatattaaattaaattgttatttaacatttttaattatcaatgaGAAAGTCTAGTGATAAATTTTGAAGTTTTTAACtatcaattaattattaataatatttttaataataatattatatttaataatattattcaaTTTTCTTTTGATAGTTAAGTGTTTGTCAGAATTTAACATAAATGCTAACCCTAACACTCCtcattattaattttgtatGGATGCATGGATGCGACTGGTAGCCTTATTTTAGATGTGGCGTTATCCCCATGATTTCCATCTTACAGAGTTACACATTGCTAATTTCAAGCAACTCAGGTGCAGTaacaagatgttcttgatgcgTCTCACCAGTCTCTTGCAGTTTCAATGCAAACTCCAAACACCAAACAATTTCATCCATGGAAGGTCGTTGGGAACCATCTTCATGCAAACATCTCACACCAATCTCGCCAAACTTCGTCAAGCACTCCGGTTCAATCTGACCCTCCAATGCTTTGTCCACAATCTGATCCAACGTGCCATCTTCATAACAAGATACAGCCCAATGAGCAAGTGACATCTGTTGTTTTTCCACTGTCCTCATCAAAGGCGGCCTCCCACACAGCACCTCAAACAGCACTACTCCAAAGGAGTACACGTCAGACTTCACAGTTAAACGCTGTCGTTTATAGTATTCTGGGTCTAAATACCCAAGACTACCCTTCACCACAGTGCTAATGTGGGTTCTTGAAATGCCAGAGGGTCCTATTTTGGACAAGCCGAAATCTGAAACCTTGGCCACCCATTTGTCATCCAATAAGATGTTGGTGCTCTTTACATCGCGGTGAATGATATTGTGGACCGCACCTGCATGGAGATAATGCAACCCCTTCGCTGCTCCTATGCAGATTTGCAACCGTTGCTTCCACGAAAGGGAAGGGTTACTACTATTGTTGTAGAGATGATCTTGTAAGGTTCCTTGATCCATGAAATCATAGACCAACATCATCTCATTGCTCTCACAGCAATAACCAATGAGGGACACAAGGTGGAGATGGCGCAGTTGAGAGAGCATCTGAATTTCGGTCCTGAATTCCTGAACCCCTTGCTGTGAACTCGGTTTTAACCGTTTGATCGTGACTGGTGTTGAACCTTCGTTGATGTAGCCTTTGTACACGTTGCCAAACCCTCCCACCCCGATAAGGAGGAGCTGATCGAAATTATTGGTGCATGTTTTCATCTCAACCAAGGAAAATCGACGACAAAGAGTGGATGGCAATGGTAAGGTTTGAGTGTTGGCTACTTCGAAAGATCTCTTtatgctctttttcttttgttttctaagGAGGAAGAAGACTACACTGGAAAGAAAAATGAATCCTGCAGAGACAGAGATTACTATGATTATTATAATCctcttgtttgagttttgaaCAGAGGCAGAGAAGTGTGGTGGGGCTAATGAATGAGTTGGGTTGGGTCCGGCCAGGCTATTAGACGCAGGGTCACTAATCTTGAAGATTTCAAGGCCGTTCAAGAAAGGGTCGCTGTACCATACGAATGATGAAGGATGCATTTGGAGTGAAAGGTTAAACTTGTCTTGAGTAGTCCCTGGGATCGTAACTGCATAGTCTCTCTGTACAGCAATTCCCTTTTGCTTGCTCCATTTTAGAACATTGGCACGGTCCTCCGCCAACTGGCCTGCTATGTAGATGTTGAACACTCTGTCACCGGTTTTAGTAATGTTTGGGTCTAGCTCGCAAAAGTGAAGCCTGAGCATGTAGGTGAAGCCAGAATCAACAGGAAACTCCCAGGTCAAATTTATCATTTGGTTGAGAGTTCCATTCTTGCCCATATCACGTGATGTTCTGTAAAGCTCAATGGGTGCTTCATAATCAGGACTCACAGTGATGTTCATCATTCCGGTCGCATCACCGGGTACCATATACAGAGCACTC
This sequence is a window from Arachis stenosperma cultivar V10309 chromosome 10, arast.V10309.gnm1.PFL2, whole genome shotgun sequence. Protein-coding genes within it:
- the LOC130955220 gene encoding receptor-like protein kinase FERONIA, whose product is MNLRSYSITSAIATIICLSLLFLSDLAISIEAYVPVDSYSINCGSSGKSSDGERSWNGDIHSNLFTLQDTKTIVAQPTTQFPLYQVPYTSARLSNSEFSYSFPVTLGRKFVRLFFYPASYAGFDRNNAFFTVKSEGFTLLKDFNASLNADAASRDTIFKEYIINVDDGQRINLTFTPNTTHPNSYAFVNGIEVVSMPSDLYFFEPNGQQIIFVGHPGVLYEMLNSSALQTYYRIKVGSGRITPKGDTGMLRSWAGDDADYLRTPSALYMVPGDATGMMNITVSPDYEAPIELYRTSRDMGKNGTLNQMINLTWEFPVDSGFTYMLRLHFCELDPNITKTGDRVFNIYIAGQLAEDRANVLKWSKQKGIAVQRDYAVTIPGTTQDKFNLSLQMHPSSFVWYSDPFLNGLEIFKISDPASNSLAGPNPTHSLAPPHFSASVQNSNKRIIIIIVISVSAGFIFLSSVVFFLLRKQKKKSIKRSFEVANTQTLPLPSTLCRRFSLVEMKTCTNNFDQLLLIGVGGFGNVYKGYINEGSTPVTIKRLKPSSQQGVQEFRTEIQMLSQLRHLHLVSLIGYCCESNEMMLVYDFMDQGTLQDHLYNNSSNPSLSWKQRLQICIGAAKGLHYLHAGAVHNIIHRDVKSTNILLDDKWVAKVSDFGLSKIGPSGISRTHISTVVKGSLGYLDPEYYKRQRLTVKSDVYSFGVVLFEVLCGRPPLMRTVEKQQMSLAHWAVSCYEDGTLDQIVDKALEGQIEPECLTKFGEIGVRCLHEDGSQRPSMDEIVWCLEFALKLQETGETHQEHLVTAPELLEISNV